The following proteins are encoded in a genomic region of Fundidesulfovibrio putealis DSM 16056:
- a CDS encoding DegQ family serine endoprotease, whose translation MHRTKFLRNTLFSALIVLVAATQALADLPKFADLAEKAGPAVVNIFTETAPKQTPGKPRMQTPRGTPFDDFFEQFDQYFNQQQPQRRTRSLGSGFLISADGYILTNNHVVEKADKVSVKLQKGEKTIQAKVIGTDPETDLALIKIDNGSSLPFLKLGDSAKMRVGEWVMAIGNPFGLSHTVTQGIISAKGRIIGAGPYDDFIQTDASINPGNSGGPLLNLDGEVIGINTAIVAAGQGIGFAVPANIAKDVVNQLKSKGKVKRGMMGVTIQPVDENTAKALGLAGTKGALVSQVGPGSPAEKAGLTSGDVITEVNGQPVSDAHELTTKVGAMAPGETVTVTFLRKGQSKTAKVTLVERDVKQLGQAGEESGAQGDTLGMALSTTDPRTNKPAGGLMVVGLEQGSPAAEAGIRKGDVIVEINQKPVATPQEAASIIEQEGKAKGAVVVLLKRQGQPVFRSIPVQ comes from the coding sequence ATGCACCGGACGAAATTCCTACGGAACACTCTTTTCAGCGCGCTCATCGTCCTCGTGGCCGCAACCCAGGCTCTGGCCGATCTGCCCAAGTTCGCGGACCTGGCCGAAAAGGCCGGCCCGGCCGTGGTGAACATCTTCACCGAGACCGCCCCCAAGCAGACCCCGGGCAAGCCCCGCATGCAGACCCCGCGCGGCACGCCCTTCGACGATTTCTTCGAGCAGTTCGACCAGTACTTCAACCAGCAGCAGCCACAGCGCCGTACCCGCTCGCTGGGTTCGGGCTTTTTGATCTCCGCCGACGGCTACATCCTCACCAACAACCACGTGGTGGAAAAAGCCGACAAGGTCAGCGTCAAGCTGCAAAAGGGCGAAAAGACCATCCAGGCCAAGGTCATCGGCACCGATCCTGAGACTGACCTGGCTCTCATCAAGATAGACAACGGCTCCTCCCTGCCCTTCCTGAAGCTGGGCGATTCCGCCAAGATGCGCGTGGGCGAATGGGTCATGGCCATCGGCAACCCCTTCGGGCTGTCCCACACCGTCACCCAGGGCATCATCTCCGCCAAGGGCCGCATCATCGGCGCCGGGCCGTATGACGACTTCATCCAGACCGACGCCTCCATCAACCCCGGCAACTCCGGCGGGCCGCTTCTGAACCTGGACGGCGAGGTCATCGGCATCAACACCGCCATCGTGGCCGCCGGGCAGGGCATCGGCTTCGCCGTCCCCGCCAACATCGCCAAGGACGTGGTCAACCAGCTCAAATCCAAGGGCAAGGTCAAGCGCGGCATGATGGGCGTGACCATCCAGCCCGTGGACGAGAACACCGCCAAGGCCCTGGGCCTCGCCGGAACCAAGGGCGCGCTGGTCAGCCAGGTCGGCCCCGGCAGCCCCGCCGAGAAGGCCGGACTGACCTCCGGCGACGTGATCACCGAAGTGAACGGCCAACCCGTCAGCGACGCCCACGAGCTGACCACCAAGGTCGGCGCCATGGCCCCCGGCGAGACCGTCACCGTCACCTTCCTGCGCAAGGGCCAGTCCAAGACGGCCAAGGTCACCCTGGTGGAGCGCGACGTGAAGCAGCTGGGCCAGGCCGGTGAAGAGTCCGGCGCGCAGGGCGACACCCTGGGCATGGCCCTCTCCACCACGGACCCGCGCACCAACAAGCCCGCTGGCGGCCTGATGGTGGTGGGTCTGGAGCAGGGATCCCCCGCAGCCGAAGCTGGCATCCGCAAGGGCGACGTCATCGTGGAAATCAACCAGAAGCCTGTCGCCACTCCCCAGGAAGCCGCCTCCATCATCGAGCAGGAAGGCAAGGCCAAGGGCGCGGTGGTAGTGCTTCTCAAGCGCCAGGGACAGCCGGTGTTCCGGTCCATCCCAGTGCAATAA
- a CDS encoding UTP--glucose-1-phosphate uridylyltransferase, whose product MIMDCMKTADPAMIEMFRPFGLKMEEQGIPPIVINVFKCYYSRLLYGAQGKLPEDELLPLTDREAPDYESLSSYAEVGRQAMGHAVVIKLNGGLGTSMGLEKAKSLITVKNGMSFLDLILGQMRMLREKHGKNIPLLFMNSFKTHLDTMLKVEGFDNGPGGLPLAFLQHRYPKILHKDLSPATWPGNPELEWNPPGHGDLYTALVTSKVLRKLLERGIHYAFISNSDNLGAVMDERLLGYMVKEQAPFLMEVAGRTASDRKGGHLARLRTNGRMVLREIAQCPERDLDAFQDIGKHRFFNTNSLWVDLRAMEKVFVANGMMPLDLILNPKTLDPRNPKSPEVIQIETAMGSAVSAFENAQAVKVPRTRFAPVKTTGDLLVVMSDCYDISPDKTVVPSPLRTDPMPVVHLDARHYKKIDDFTARFPYGAPSLIGCESLAVKGDVLFEAGVTVTGKAHVVNDSETQAVVRQGTVLDGEVRL is encoded by the coding sequence ATGATAATGGACTGCATGAAGACCGCCGATCCCGCGATGATCGAGATGTTCCGTCCCTTCGGCCTGAAGATGGAGGAGCAAGGCATTCCCCCCATCGTGATCAACGTCTTCAAGTGTTACTATTCCCGGCTGCTCTACGGCGCGCAGGGCAAGCTCCCCGAAGACGAGCTCCTGCCCCTGACCGACCGCGAGGCCCCGGACTACGAGTCCCTGTCCAGCTACGCGGAAGTGGGGCGCCAGGCCATGGGTCACGCCGTGGTCATCAAGCTGAACGGGGGCCTCGGGACCTCCATGGGCCTGGAAAAGGCCAAGAGCCTCATCACCGTGAAGAACGGCATGAGCTTTCTTGACCTGATCCTCGGCCAGATGCGGATGCTGCGCGAAAAACACGGCAAAAACATCCCGCTGCTCTTCATGAACAGCTTCAAGACCCACCTGGACACCATGCTCAAGGTGGAGGGCTTCGACAACGGACCCGGCGGACTGCCCCTGGCCTTCCTGCAGCACCGCTACCCCAAGATACTGCACAAGGACCTCTCCCCGGCCACCTGGCCGGGCAACCCGGAGCTTGAGTGGAACCCGCCGGGACACGGCGACCTGTACACAGCCCTGGTCACCTCCAAGGTGCTGCGAAAGCTCCTGGAGCGGGGCATCCACTACGCCTTCATCTCCAACTCGGACAACCTGGGCGCGGTGATGGACGAGCGGCTTCTGGGCTACATGGTCAAGGAGCAGGCCCCGTTCCTGATGGAAGTGGCCGGGCGCACCGCCTCCGACCGCAAGGGCGGCCATCTGGCGCGCCTTCGCACCAACGGGCGCATGGTCCTGCGCGAGATCGCCCAGTGCCCCGAGCGCGACCTGGACGCCTTCCAGGACATCGGGAAGCACCGCTTCTTCAACACCAACTCCCTGTGGGTTGACCTTCGGGCCATGGAGAAGGTGTTCGTGGCCAACGGCATGATGCCGCTTGACCTCATCCTGAACCCCAAGACCCTGGACCCGCGCAACCCCAAGTCCCCGGAGGTGATCCAGATCGAGACCGCCATGGGCTCGGCCGTGTCCGCCTTCGAGAACGCCCAGGCCGTGAAGGTCCCGCGCACCCGCTTCGCCCCGGTGAAGACCACCGGGGACCTCCTGGTGGTCATGTCCGACTGCTACGACATCAGCCCCGACAAGACCGTGGTGCCCTCCCCCTTGCGCACCGACCCCATGCCCGTGGTGCACCTGGACGCGCGCCACTACAAGAAGATCGACGACTTCACGGCGCGCTTCCCCTACGGAGCGCCGTCGCTCATCGGGTGCGAAAGCCTCGCCGTGAAGGGCGACGTGCTGTTCGAGGCTGGAGTGACCGTCACCGGCAAAGCCCATGTGGTGAACGATTCTGAGACGCAGGCCGTGGTGCGCCAGGGAACTGTCCTGGACGGCGAAGTGAGGCTCTAG
- a CDS encoding helix-turn-helix transcriptional regulator codes for MSQEARNHSAFLRDPDLPFLESRDSRIAGSPFGVHTHETFAISVVTGGATMLDCRGGQWLIPAGCVVFLPPGEPHACNPRPGGEFVYRMFYVERAWFEARCANVPRMGGLDLEHPALLEDPAMIRTFLDFATSQDRRAQAAEKLALWERAMDALLGCAPSHVLTGGQARAERRAARMAADVIAERPADQLSMAELAQACGVSPTHLPRIFRQTLGLTPLAYQNQLRVELAKRLLATGTPIAQTAAQAGFADQSHLNRVFRRYAGATPRQYLLGSRPG; via the coding sequence ATGAGCCAAGAAGCCAGGAACCACTCCGCCTTCCTGCGCGACCCCGACCTGCCCTTCCTGGAATCGCGCGATTCCAGGATCGCGGGCAGCCCGTTCGGCGTCCACACCCACGAAACCTTCGCCATCTCCGTGGTGACGGGCGGCGCAACCATGCTGGACTGTCGGGGCGGGCAATGGCTCATCCCGGCGGGCTGCGTCGTGTTCCTGCCCCCCGGTGAACCCCACGCCTGCAACCCGCGTCCGGGCGGGGAATTCGTCTACCGCATGTTCTACGTGGAGCGGGCATGGTTCGAGGCCCGCTGCGCGAACGTGCCAAGGATGGGCGGCCTGGACCTTGAGCATCCCGCGCTTTTGGAAGATCCCGCCATGATCCGCACGTTTCTGGATTTCGCAACCTCCCAGGACCGGCGCGCCCAGGCCGCCGAGAAGCTGGCCCTGTGGGAACGCGCCATGGACGCGCTGCTGGGCTGCGCCCCCAGCCACGTCCTGACCGGAGGACAGGCCAGGGCCGAACGCCGGGCGGCCCGCATGGCTGCCGACGTCATCGCCGAGCGCCCGGCGGACCAGCTCAGCATGGCAGAGCTGGCCCAGGCCTGCGGCGTCTCCCCCACCCATCTGCCCCGCATCTTCCGCCAGACCCTGGGCCTGACCCCCCTGGCCTACCAGAACCAGCTGCGGGTGGAGCTGGCCAAGCGGCTGCTGGCCACGGGAACGCCCATCGCCCAGACGGCGGCCCAGGCCGGATTCGCCGACCAGAGCCACCTGAACCGGGTGTTCCGCCGCTACGCAGGGGCCACGCCGCGCCAGTACCTGCTCGGTTCGCGCCCCGGCTGA
- a CDS encoding carboxymuconolactone decarboxylase family protein yields MKDALKPKHYEIMRSKFPDYIQAVETLGKAVRDAGPLDEKTLLLVQLGAACATHSEGSVLSHARRAMAAGASLDEINHALMGLTSTIGFPTVAAAISWVRKNLEND; encoded by the coding sequence ATGAAAGACGCCCTCAAGCCCAAGCACTACGAGATCATGCGTTCCAAGTTCCCCGATTATATCCAGGCAGTGGAGACCCTGGGCAAGGCCGTGCGCGACGCCGGACCGCTGGACGAGAAGACGCTCCTGCTGGTGCAGCTTGGCGCGGCCTGCGCAACCCACTCCGAAGGGTCCGTGCTGTCCCACGCCCGCCGGGCCATGGCCGCCGGAGCCAGCCTGGACGAGATCAACCACGCCCTCATGGGACTGACCTCCACCATCGGCTTCCCCACCGTGGCCGCCGCCATCAGCTGGGTCAGGAAGAACCTCGAGAACGATTAA
- a CDS encoding PAS domain S-box protein — MNNLASSAGVALGHLMHNGPVVVYTVDPATMHTTTVSSNVERELGYTVQEFLAPPGLWRSLLHPEDAPEVFGIYPRLFEAGEISLEYRLRRKDGQWRWIRDDVVLRCDSGGKPLEIVGCAYDIDDRKLRERVLGQEATLFEAMFREHRAVMLLLDPDSLDLLDANHAALHFYGWSLEELRAMNFRQVCQDGPACHNAMVQVCREAGSREAVCRHRVAEGSVRDVDIRTTRIHVGERTVLFCVISDITARVQAEEALRESEARLRSISENSVEGIFQSTPQGRFLWVNPACARIFGYTSPAEMIVLIRDIASQFYADDGARNAVLTALQQEGILERREVRLRRRDGHAIWVSLSMWTVMGEGGAVERIEGVMEDITARKMAESERMLLATAVEQAGEGMAIVTGGTWRVEYANPAFGRILGLERSELLGSVFFELFGSRRTSVPARDIQQAMLAGQEWTGLIRDVRPDLRPVAVEAVFSPIRDDCGRVGNTVVLLRDVSHQDRLENRLRRAQKLEAVGTLAGGIAHDFNNILTPILLNAEVGMQLLGRGDILRRPLEEIIQAGGRARQLIKQILAFSRRGDLRAARMELAPIVQEALRLLRSSLPPDVEVRFDAGAEPLEVMADPSLVHQMVTNLADNALHAMQVRGGRLEIRLEKRVVPKGEGSGGVAPGPGEYAMLAVSDTGHGMDQALLDRIFTPFFTTKKPGEGTGMGLSTVYGIARSQGGAVRVESSLGKGSLFEVYLPLAGPDVDLDRGGLRRRALVVDTQAFSRRALGMTLAELGYKSAMMRDAGKALKAFGRAPHSFGLVLAGEDLNGMSGRGFLKSCRELRRDAVLVLLTDRDESGAVLGVADAVLQKPVSTGALAAVLQSVP; from the coding sequence ATGAATAACCTGGCGTCTTCCGCTGGCGTGGCGCTGGGCCACCTGATGCACAACGGTCCGGTGGTGGTCTACACCGTGGACCCGGCCACCATGCACACCACCACTGTGAGCTCCAACGTGGAGCGCGAACTGGGCTACACGGTCCAGGAGTTCCTCGCGCCGCCGGGTCTGTGGCGGTCGCTTCTGCACCCCGAGGACGCGCCGGAGGTTTTCGGCATCTATCCCCGACTGTTCGAGGCGGGCGAAATATCCCTGGAGTACCGCCTGCGCCGCAAGGACGGCCAGTGGCGCTGGATACGCGACGACGTGGTGCTGCGTTGCGACTCCGGCGGCAAACCCCTGGAGATCGTGGGCTGCGCCTACGACATCGACGACCGCAAGCTCCGGGAGCGTGTCCTCGGCCAGGAAGCGACCCTGTTCGAGGCCATGTTCCGCGAACACCGGGCCGTGATGCTCCTCCTGGACCCCGACAGCCTGGACCTGCTGGACGCCAACCACGCGGCGCTGCACTTCTACGGCTGGAGCCTGGAGGAGCTGCGCGCCATGAATTTCCGCCAGGTCTGCCAGGACGGCCCGGCCTGCCACAACGCGATGGTGCAGGTCTGCCGCGAGGCCGGGAGCCGCGAGGCCGTGTGCCGCCACCGGGTGGCCGAGGGCAGCGTGCGCGACGTGGACATCAGGACCACGCGCATCCATGTGGGCGAGCGCACCGTGCTGTTCTGCGTCATCAGCGACATCACCGCCAGGGTTCAGGCCGAAGAGGCCCTGCGCGAGTCCGAGGCGCGACTGCGCAGCATCTCCGAGAACTCCGTGGAGGGGATCTTCCAATCCACGCCCCAGGGGCGCTTCCTGTGGGTGAACCCGGCCTGCGCGCGCATTTTCGGGTATACTTCCCCGGCGGAGATGATCGTGCTCATCCGCGACATCGCAAGCCAGTTCTACGCCGACGACGGTGCGCGCAACGCGGTGCTCACCGCGCTGCAACAGGAAGGAATCCTGGAGCGGCGCGAGGTGCGCCTGCGCAGGCGCGACGGCCACGCCATATGGGTGTCGCTCAGCATGTGGACCGTGATGGGCGAGGGCGGCGCGGTGGAACGCATCGAAGGCGTCATGGAGGACATCACGGCCCGTAAGATGGCCGAGTCGGAGCGTATGCTCCTGGCCACTGCCGTGGAGCAGGCCGGGGAGGGCATGGCCATCGTCACCGGCGGGACCTGGCGCGTGGAATACGCCAACCCCGCCTTCGGGCGCATCCTGGGCCTGGAGAGGTCCGAGCTCCTGGGCAGCGTGTTCTTCGAACTTTTCGGATCGCGCCGGACCTCGGTTCCGGCGCGCGACATCCAGCAGGCCATGCTGGCCGGGCAGGAGTGGACCGGCCTCATCCGCGACGTGCGCCCTGACTTGCGCCCCGTGGCCGTGGAGGCTGTCTTTTCCCCCATTCGCGACGACTGCGGGCGCGTGGGCAACACGGTGGTGCTCCTGCGCGACGTCTCCCACCAGGACCGCCTGGAGAACCGCCTGCGCCGCGCCCAGAAGCTGGAAGCCGTGGGCACCCTGGCCGGGGGCATCGCGCACGACTTCAACAACATCCTCACGCCCATCCTGCTCAACGCCGAGGTGGGCATGCAGCTCCTGGGGCGCGGGGATATCCTGCGAAGGCCCCTGGAGGAGATCATCCAGGCCGGGGGCCGCGCCCGGCAGCTCATCAAGCAGATACTGGCCTTCAGCCGCAGGGGGGACCTGCGCGCGGCCAGGATGGAGCTCGCGCCCATCGTCCAGGAGGCGCTGCGCCTGCTGCGCTCCTCCCTGCCGCCGGACGTCGAGGTGCGCTTCGACGCCGGGGCAGAACCGCTGGAGGTGATGGCCGACCCGAGCCTGGTGCACCAGATGGTCACCAACCTGGCCGACAACGCCCTGCATGCCATGCAGGTGCGCGGGGGCAGGCTGGAGATCCGCCTGGAGAAGCGCGTGGTGCCCAAGGGCGAGGGCAGCGGGGGAGTCGCGCCCGGTCCTGGCGAGTACGCCATGCTGGCGGTCTCCGACACGGGGCACGGCATGGACCAGGCCCTTCTGGACCGGATCTTCACGCCCTTCTTCACCACCAAGAAGCCCGGCGAGGGCACCGGCATGGGGCTGTCCACAGTGTACGGCATCGCGCGCTCCCAGGGCGGCGCGGTGCGGGTGGAGAGTTCGCTCGGCAAGGGCAGCCTGTTCGAGGTGTACCTGCCGCTGGCCGGGCCGGACGTGGACCTGGACCGGGGCGGGCTCCGGCGCCGCGCCCTGGTGGTGGACACCCAGGCATTTTCGCGCCGCGCCCTGGGCATGACCCTGGCTGAGCTCGGCTACAAGAGCGCCATGATGCGCGACGCGGGCAAGGCCCTCAAGGCGTTCGGACGTGCTCCGCATAGCTTCGGGCTGGTGCTGGCCGGGGAGGACCTGAACGGCATGTCGGGCCGGGGCTTCCTGAAGTCCTGCCGGGAGCTGCGCCGGGACGCGGTGCTGGTGCTGCTCACGGACCGGGACGAGTCCGGCGCGGTGCTTGGCGTGGCCGACGCGGTGCTGCAAAAGCCCGTGAGCACGGGGGCCCTGGCGGCCGTGCTCCAGTCTGTTCCCTGA
- a CDS encoding winged helix-turn-helix domain-containing protein, which yields MRILLVEDDPQAAAYLVKGLKEQGLAVDHVADGREGLFRASGGGYDAIILDRMLPNMDGLSILKTVRAAGDNTPVLLLSALSDVDARVEGLRAGGDDYLTKPFAFAELMARLEALGRRGRPEKPLTVLTLSDLELDLTARTVKRAGKPIDLKPKEFALLEYFMRHAGQVVTRTMLLERVWDYAFDPQTNVIDVHVSRLRGKIDKDFEKPLLHTVRGAGYTLRDPSEAP from the coding sequence GTGCGCATCCTACTGGTGGAGGACGACCCTCAGGCTGCGGCCTATCTGGTCAAGGGCCTGAAAGAGCAGGGTCTGGCCGTGGACCACGTGGCCGACGGGCGCGAAGGCTTGTTCCGGGCCTCCGGCGGCGGCTACGACGCGATCATCCTGGACCGCATGTTGCCGAACATGGACGGCCTGTCCATCCTGAAGACCGTGCGCGCGGCCGGGGACAACACCCCGGTTCTGCTGCTCTCGGCCCTCTCCGACGTGGACGCCCGCGTGGAGGGCCTGCGCGCCGGGGGCGACGACTACCTCACCAAGCCCTTCGCCTTCGCGGAGCTCATGGCCCGCCTGGAGGCCCTGGGGCGGCGCGGACGGCCCGAGAAGCCCCTGACCGTGCTGACGCTTTCCGATCTGGAGCTGGACCTGACAGCGCGCACCGTGAAGCGCGCGGGAAAGCCCATCGACCTAAAGCCCAAGGAGTTCGCGCTGCTGGAATACTTCATGCGCCACGCCGGGCAGGTGGTCACCCGCACCATGCTGCTGGAGCGCGTCTGGGACTACGCCTTCGATCCCCAGACCAACGTCATCGACGTGCACGTGTCCAGGCTGCGCGGCAAGATCGACAAAGACTTCGAGAAACCCCTGCTGCATACGGTGCGCGGCGCGGGATACACGCTGCGTGATCCGTCCGAAGCTCCTTAA
- a CDS encoding DMT family transporter encodes MPRHNIAAYAALCASVLFWGLSFTATKVALTHLAPFTILFLRFALACSVLVPVAAAGRLRGLGLADHARIFGISILFPGCYFALETFALRLTSATSASLISAAIPMAVLALCAAVARERPPLRNVLGVAASLAGVCLLVGLRGGAGSPMNSGDALMLGAVASAAAYMVAASRLCRSVSPLALTTLQMFWGTLFFLPFFLADLPEWGLVPAAPLLAVASLGLFATVGAFLAYNFALSRVPAQTASLFINAVPVVAVFGAHLALNESVAVTQLAGGAMILASVYATASRPARERVSNTS; translated from the coding sequence ATGCCACGCCATAACATAGCCGCCTACGCCGCGCTTTGCGCCTCGGTCCTCTTCTGGGGCCTGTCCTTCACGGCCACCAAGGTGGCCCTCACACACCTCGCGCCTTTCACCATCCTGTTTCTGCGCTTCGCCCTGGCCTGCTCCGTGCTGGTCCCCGTGGCCGCAGCCGGGAGGCTTCGCGGGCTTGGGCTCGCGGACCACGCCAGGATCTTCGGCATCTCCATCCTGTTTCCGGGCTGCTACTTCGCCCTGGAGACATTTGCCCTGCGCCTGACCTCGGCCACCAGCGCCTCGCTCATCTCGGCGGCCATCCCCATGGCGGTGCTGGCCCTCTGCGCGGCGGTGGCCAGGGAGAGGCCCCCCCTGCGAAACGTCCTGGGCGTGGCCGCCTCCCTTGCGGGGGTGTGCCTGCTGGTGGGGCTTCGCGGCGGCGCAGGGAGCCCCATGAACTCCGGGGACGCCCTGATGCTCGGGGCCGTGGCCTCGGCGGCGGCGTACATGGTGGCCGCGTCCCGCCTGTGCCGCAGCGTGTCGCCGCTGGCCCTCACCACGCTCCAGATGTTCTGGGGCACGCTCTTTTTCCTGCCCTTCTTCCTGGCGGACCTGCCCGAATGGGGGCTTGTCCCGGCTGCGCCGCTCCTGGCCGTGGCCAGCCTGGGCCTCTTCGCCACGGTGGGCGCGTTCCTGGCCTACAACTTCGCCCTGTCGCGCGTTCCGGCGCAGACGGCCTCGCTGTTCATCAACGCGGTGCCGGTGGTGGCGGTGTTCGGGGCGCACCTGGCGCTGAACGAGTCCGTGGCCGTGACCCAGCTGGCGGGCGGGGCGATGATCCTGGCCTCGGTTTACGCCACGGCCTCGCGACCGGCGCGGGAGCGGGTCTCCAACACTTCTTGA
- a CDS encoding sensor histidine kinase, producing the protein MIRPKLLKTFSFRLALWYVGLFAVSATVVFGFIWWAAVTFMLRQTEEIIESEVWSLVEQYDERGLAALSMQISGRQRSEASRSNIYLLVDREFHYLAGNMRQWPRTIEPKGFPEWHTIPVAAEDDPKPLEARVRVVTLLGKVHLLVGRELSDVLRARAIMAIAMALGIFFTVIMGLIWGNVMSVKLLARLENVNRASREIIAGAMSRRIPLSGSGDEFDRLAENLNDMLDRIGELLTTVRQVSDNIAHDLRSPLTRLRSRLELALLEQPDPVTQRQAMEEAIDQAESIIATFNALLTIAQAESAAARGGFEKLDLTMLVRDAAELYEPLAEDKDICVTVDVQDGLAVMGNRHLLSQAVANLLDNAVKYTPEGGAIRVEARRTAEGVSMSVADSGPGIPEQERENVLRRFYRLDASRNTPGSGLGLSLVAAVARLHGARLELSDNAPGLQTRMVFTA; encoded by the coding sequence GTGATCCGTCCGAAGCTCCTTAAGACCTTCAGCTTCCGGCTGGCCCTGTGGTATGTGGGCCTGTTCGCCGTGTCCGCCACGGTGGTCTTCGGATTCATCTGGTGGGCCGCCGTGACCTTCATGCTGCGCCAGACCGAGGAGATCATCGAATCCGAGGTCTGGAGCCTGGTGGAGCAGTACGACGAACGCGGCCTGGCCGCGCTCTCCATGCAGATCTCTGGACGCCAGCGCAGCGAGGCCTCTCGCTCCAACATCTACCTGCTGGTGGACCGCGAATTCCATTATCTGGCGGGCAACATGCGCCAGTGGCCCCGCACCATCGAGCCCAAGGGCTTCCCCGAATGGCACACCATCCCCGTGGCCGCCGAGGACGACCCCAAGCCCCTGGAGGCCAGGGTGCGCGTGGTGACGCTGTTGGGCAAGGTGCACCTGCTCGTTGGGCGCGAGCTCTCGGACGTGTTGCGCGCGCGGGCCATCATGGCCATCGCCATGGCGCTTGGTATCTTCTTCACGGTGATCATGGGGCTCATCTGGGGCAACGTCATGAGCGTCAAGCTCCTGGCCCGCCTGGAGAACGTCAACCGGGCCAGCCGGGAGATCATCGCCGGAGCCATGTCGCGACGAATACCGCTCTCGGGCTCCGGCGACGAGTTCGACCGCCTGGCCGAGAACTTAAACGACATGCTCGACCGCATCGGCGAGCTTTTGACCACGGTCAGGCAGGTGTCGGACAACATCGCCCACGACCTGCGCAGCCCGCTCACGCGCCTGCGCTCGCGCCTGGAGCTGGCCCTGCTGGAGCAGCCCGACCCCGTCACCCAGCGCCAGGCCATGGAGGAGGCAATCGACCAGGCCGAGTCCATCATCGCCACCTTCAACGCCCTGCTGACCATCGCCCAGGCCGAATCCGCCGCCGCGCGCGGGGGCTTCGAAAAGCTGGACCTCACCATGCTGGTGCGAGACGCCGCCGAACTCTACGAACCCTTGGCCGAGGACAAGGACATCTGCGTCACCGTGGATGTGCAGGACGGCCTTGCGGTGATGGGCAACCGGCACCTGCTCTCCCAGGCCGTGGCCAACCTTCTGGACAACGCGGTGAAGTACACCCCGGAGGGCGGCGCGATCCGCGTGGAGGCCAGGCGCACGGCCGAGGGCGTGTCCATGAGCGTGGCGGATTCCGGCCCCGGCATCCCGGAGCAAGAGCGGGAAAACGTGCTCAGGCGCTTCTACCGCCTGGACGCCAGCCGCAACACGCCCGGCTCGGGCCTGGGGCTGTCGCTGGTGGCGGCGGTGGCGCGACTGCACGGGGCGCGGCTGGAACTATCGGACAACGCTCCCGGACTGCAAACCCGAATGGTCTTTACCGCATGA
- a CDS encoding sensor domain-containing diguanylate cyclase → MSEACRTSEELLAEIGELRLRADRLEEAWLSVRESEERYRKLLGTVVGYIYTVKVEDGRAVSTVHGDGCELITGYAPGDFDADPTLWYSMVHPEDRSAVLEQAQRLLRGEDVQPLDHRILHKDGSERWVRNTPVIRRNAFGHVAFYDGIIQDVTEAKTMAEKAQHASLHDPLTGLANRLLLIDRLSRVLEASRREQTKVAVLFLDLDNFKPVNDRLGHAVGDLVLKEAAGRVLGQVRASDTVARVGGDEFVVVLPGQRGESGASEVARKIIAALHLPYESLKGEQGPGGSIGISLAPDDGTDPWELVRKADEAMYYVKNHIRSSFVFHSSLTRQAGPGPHDA, encoded by the coding sequence ATGAGTGAAGCGTGCCGGACATCCGAGGAGCTTCTCGCCGAGATCGGCGAGCTGAGGCTCCGGGCGGACAGGCTGGAGGAGGCCTGGCTGTCGGTGCGCGAGTCCGAGGAGCGCTACCGGAAGCTCCTGGGCACGGTGGTCGGCTATATCTACACGGTCAAGGTGGAGGACGGGCGCGCGGTGTCCACGGTCCACGGAGACGGGTGCGAGCTGATCACGGGCTATGCTCCGGGCGACTTCGACGCAGACCCCACCCTCTGGTATTCCATGGTCCACCCGGAGGACCGCTCCGCCGTGTTGGAGCAGGCCCAGCGCCTGCTTCGCGGCGAGGACGTCCAGCCCCTGGACCACCGCATCCTGCACAAAGACGGCAGCGAGCGATGGGTGCGCAACACCCCGGTGATCCGGCGCAACGCGTTCGGCCACGTGGCCTTCTACGACGGCATCATCCAGGACGTCACCGAGGCCAAGACCATGGCCGAGAAGGCCCAGCACGCCTCGCTGCACGACCCGCTCACCGGGCTCGCCAACCGGCTGCTGCTGATCGACCGGCTCTCGCGGGTGCTGGAGGCGTCTCGCCGGGAGCAGACCAAGGTGGCCGTCCTGTTTCTGGACCTGGACAACTTCAAGCCCGTCAACGACCGCCTGGGCCACGCCGTGGGCGACCTTGTGCTCAAGGAGGCTGCCGGACGGGTGCTTGGGCAGGTGCGCGCCTCGGACACCGTGGCCCGCGTTGGCGGGGACGAGTTCGTGGTGGTGCTGCCCGGCCAGCGGGGGGAATCGGGCGCGTCCGAGGTGGCGCGCAAGATCATCGCCGCCCTGCACCTGCCCTACGAGAGCCTCAAGGGTGAGCAGGGACCCGGCGGGAGCATCGGCATTAGCTTGGCCCCCGATGACGGCACGGACCCCTGGGAGCTGGTCAGGAAGGCCGACGAGGCCATGTACTACGTGAAGAACCACATCCGCTCCAGCTTCGTGTTTCATTCGAGTCTTACCCGCCAGGCAGGCCCTGGCCCCCATGACGCATGA